In Mucilaginibacter celer, one DNA window encodes the following:
- a CDS encoding Abi-alpha family protein: MSNNNSNGGGFDLFGLNALGRTGEKIADAGIEGVKTFLSLTCKPLLDELGFMLGDKFRSWRLNNVIKILEKAQGKLTWDTENEKLTIDTNVAFQIIENASIVSNDTLQDMWAGLFASSINRYEEDENIFFIDILKRLTSSQVKLISYLCENTKKSINIGNLDKAKEEGVVSLTYLKLQYAELCSVMASSSRLKVDSEFDTLVNFGLIERPNPGSFGPSILQQVKSSGALVRPTLIALRLYVKCRGSKCTPFEYFESDVIEYYQELVGNNFSASNSNLLSFIYERSKRGEFYKEEIELDNALILKNDDWNVLAIGVLNERLRDYLIYRFLGGINKTYDVRFKAGNSFASFNYKQGLKKYTISDIEE, encoded by the coding sequence ATGAGTAATAATAATTCAAACGGAGGCGGATTTGATCTTTTTGGATTGAATGCTTTGGGTCGCACAGGCGAGAAGATAGCAGATGCAGGTATTGAAGGAGTGAAAACCTTTTTGTCCTTAACCTGCAAACCACTTTTAGATGAATTGGGCTTTATGCTCGGCGACAAATTTAGAAGTTGGAGACTAAATAATGTTATTAAAATCTTAGAAAAAGCTCAAGGTAAACTAACGTGGGACACAGAAAATGAAAAATTAACCATAGATACAAATGTCGCATTTCAGATTATCGAAAATGCTTCAATCGTAAGCAACGATACATTACAGGATATGTGGGCTGGATTATTTGCTTCATCAATTAATAGATATGAGGAAGACGAAAATATATTTTTTATTGATATTTTGAAGAGATTAACATCATCACAAGTAAAGCTGATTTCTTATTTGTGTGAGAATACTAAAAAAAGCATAAATATTGGTAACCTCGATAAAGCAAAAGAAGAAGGTGTCGTATCACTAACATATCTAAAGTTGCAGTATGCAGAATTATGCTCTGTTATGGCAAGCAGTAGCAGATTGAAAGTTGATAGTGAATTTGATACGTTAGTGAACTTTGGTCTTATTGAACGCCCTAATCCTGGATCTTTCGGGCCCTCTATTTTGCAACAAGTAAAATCATCTGGCGCTTTGGTTAGGCCAACATTAATAGCATTAAGACTATATGTTAAATGTCGAGGTTCTAAGTGTACACCATTTGAGTACTTTGAAAGCGATGTTATAGAATATTATCAAGAACTCGTTGGAAATAATTTTTCGGCTTCTAATTCAAATTTGTTGTCTTTTATTTACGAGCGAAGCAAAAGAGGAGAGTTTTACAAAGAAGAAATAGAATTAGATAATGCGTTAATATTAAAGAATGACGATTGGAACGTGTTAGCGATTGGTGTTTTAAATGAAAGGTTGAGAGATTACCTTATATACAGATTTTTAGGTGGCATAAATAAAACTTATGATGTTCGATTCAAAGCAGGTAATAGTTTTGCTTCATTTAATTATAAACAAGGTTTGAAGAAATATACCATTAGTGATATCGAGGAGTAA
- a CDS encoding DUF4747 family protein, with the protein MTAVDKILHRAFFTINIKLRKLHNDRDATRDEYLDLITKVYSRKIHKPSSNGKHCIIKYLLPRRENDEVKYLYGKIAQFTYFENKSWFDIDKLDVDVQFQLRDGLFPDAVETDFVFDPDNHKFSFITKSSIAISPYPLRLFWEEALIAVKDDDEFIHVDVITGLDFKEKLTNSRSVRRLEIDLNYSNSGIGTLSKKIIDEDLKKTNAKNATIIMVAKKDEGLDIANSSIIKGALELSEEDGEAKAKIIDSSGNLVDISTKQFPKKEFFYSNAIHLVDNLFEKIRNIWPLNGDR; encoded by the coding sequence ATGACAGCGGTAGACAAAATTTTACATCGGGCATTTTTCACAATTAATATTAAATTAAGAAAGCTTCACAATGATCGTGATGCCACTCGTGATGAATATCTTGATTTGATTACCAAAGTATATAGCCGAAAAATACATAAACCATCATCAAATGGTAAACATTGTATTATTAAATATTTGTTGCCTCGTAGAGAAAATGATGAGGTAAAGTATTTATATGGGAAAATAGCTCAATTTACATATTTTGAAAATAAAAGCTGGTTTGATATAGATAAATTGGATGTAGACGTTCAGTTTCAGCTTAGAGATGGATTATTCCCAGATGCAGTTGAAACCGACTTTGTTTTTGATCCTGATAATCATAAATTTTCTTTTATAACAAAATCGTCAATAGCTATTTCTCCATATCCACTCCGATTATTTTGGGAGGAAGCGTTAATCGCAGTAAAAGATGACGATGAATTTATTCACGTAGATGTTATTACTGGGCTGGATTTTAAAGAAAAGCTGACTAATTCAAGATCGGTTAGACGATTAGAAATTGATCTAAACTATTCGAATTCTGGTATTGGAACGCTATCAAAGAAGATTATTGACGAGGACTTAAAAAAAACAAACGCCAAGAATGCAACTATCATCATGGTTGCTAAAAAAGATGAAGGATTGGATATTGCTAATAGCAGTATTATAAAAGGGGCGTTAGAACTTTCTGAGGAAGATGGAGAGGCAAAGGCGAAAATAATCGATAGTTCTGGTAATTTGGTAGACATAAGCACTAAACAGTTTCCCAAAAAAGAATTCTTTTATTCAAATGCCATTCATTTAGTTGATAATTTATTTGAAAAAATTAGGAATATATGGCCATTAAATGGAGATAGATAA